Proteins encoded in a region of the Vicia villosa cultivar HV-30 ecotype Madison, WI linkage group LG5, Vvil1.0, whole genome shotgun sequence genome:
- the LOC131608042 gene encoding protein LURP-one-related 11-like: protein MAKIYPNLESTTSSQSHDDQWVSNKRERYTLWMKSLVLHSNGCTVYDSKGNIVYRVDNYDTKGGREINLMNLQGNVLCIIKKRLLAFGCWEGHRYYSNSNSRSHEDQPWFQVNRCLTGKIACQIKAGSQNLCIERMSNGKAFGFQIVNKDGEMIAEAKQKLSSSGVVLSNDVLTLDLESGTDHCLIMALITAYGLMCGKM from the coding sequence ATGGCCAAAATTTACCCAAATCTAGAATCTACAACATCATCTCAGTCTCATGATGATCAGTGGGTCAGTAATAAAAGAGAGAGATATACTTTGTGGATGAAATCACTTGTTCTTCATTCTAATGGTTGCACTGTCTATGATTCAAAGGGTAACATAGTTTATAGAGTTGATAACTATGATACAAAGGGTGGAAGAGAAATTAATCTCATGAATCTACAAGGCAATGTCCTCTGTATCATCAAAAAGAGATTACTAGCTTTTGGATGTTGGGAAGGACACAGATATTACAGCAATTCCAATTCAAGAAGTCATGAGGATCAACCATGGTTTCAAGTTAATAGATGTCTCACAGGTAAAATAGCATGTCAGATTAAAGCTGGGTCCCAAAATTTGTGCATAGAAAGAATGAGTAATGGCAAAGCGTTTGGTTTTCAGATAGTAAACAAAGATGGAGAAATGATAGCAGAGGCAAAACAAAAACTATCATCCTCAGGAGTTGTTTTGAGTAATGATGTTCTAACGTTGGATTTGGAATCTGGAACAGATCATTGCCTTATAATGGCTTTGATTACGGCATACGGATTGATGTGCGGAAAAATGTAG
- the LOC131608044 gene encoding MLP-like protein 31 has protein sequence MVLAGKLISELGIKASTDECFNYLAKQLHEVQDHCERVHHTKLHQGEDWHHSDTVKHWTYLIDGKVHNHYESVEEVDEKNKMLRYNLFGGDVGEKYKVFKLTVEVIDKSDGSGAIRWTIDFEKVNETIDPPNGWMDFVTSFTRDIDAHLVKP, from the exons ATGGTGCTAGCTGGTAAGCTTATTTCTGAACTTGGGATCAAAGCATCCACTGACGAGTGCTTTAATTACTTGGCAAAACAACTTCACGAGGTGCAAGACCATTGTGAAAGAGTTCATCATACCAAGCTGCATCAAGGTGAAGATTGGCATCATTCGGATACCGTTAAACACTGGACTTATCTCATAG ATGGCAAGGTACACAACCATTACGAATCAGTTGAAGAAGTTGATGAGAAGAACAAAATGCTGCGTTACAATTTGTTCGGTGGAGATGTTGGTGAGAAGTATAAGGTGTTTAAGCTCACAGTTGAAGTAATTGATAAGAGTGATGGGAGTGGTGCTATTAGATGGACTATTGATTTTGAGAAGGTCAATGAGACTATTGACCCTCCTAATGGCTGGATGGACTTCGTTACCAGTTTTACTAGAGATATTGATGCTCATCTTGTCAAGCCATAA